In one Alphaproteobacteria bacterium genomic region, the following are encoded:
- a CDS encoding PAS domain-containing protein, producing MIFNEIPASPLWVESEEDRVYLRENGFPAAHLADALTYWVDVRECGNLLPDISAIDPLRIPVSALPWTDLIDVERDPLRFQIRLWGTAVINAVGHDLKGTYLDEADMVDGIRRLTAVTEYRIPYFARIPLTWHVEEYRHRSHYCSLGLPFRDETGAVSRILCFLDFET from the coding sequence ATGATTTTCAACGAGATTCCGGCCTCGCCGCTTTGGGTCGAGTCCGAAGAAGATCGAGTTTATCTGCGGGAAAACGGATTTCCGGCCGCGCATCTTGCGGATGCTCTGACGTATTGGGTCGATGTCCGCGAATGTGGAAATCTTCTGCCCGACATTTCGGCGATCGATCCATTGAGAATCCCGGTTTCCGCGCTGCCCTGGACCGACCTGATCGATGTCGAACGCGATCCTTTGCGGTTCCAGATACGGCTCTGGGGGACCGCCGTCATCAATGCGGTTGGCCACGATCTGAAAGGAACCTATCTGGATGAGGCCGACATGGTGGACGGCATTCGGCGCCTGACCGCCGTCACGGAATATCGCATACCGTACTTCGCCAGAATTCCATTGACCTGGCATGTCGAGGAATATCGCCACCGGTCCCATTATTGCAGTCTGGGACTGCCGTTTCGCGATGAAACCGGCGCCGTAAGTCGCATTCTCTGCTTTCTCGATTTCGAAACCTGA
- a CDS encoding CoA ester lyase, which translates to MVADARPRRSVLYMPGSNPRALQKGRSLAADALILDLEDAVAPDAKAEARSNIADALGEGGYGKREILVRVNGLETPWGRDDLSALAVAGADGILLPKVESADSVRKAIAVLDAAGGPSDLAIWCMIETPMGVLHAEEIAAASPRVTGFVMGTSDLAKELHCLHTPTRLPFMTSLNHTILVARAYGLAALDGVHLDLADDDGFAESCRQGLELGFDGKTLIHPKTIGMANDVFGPSEQEVARSREIITAFEAAQAEGRGVVVLDGKLVENLHVENAKRILALAERIEELAADQNAAA; encoded by the coding sequence ATGGTTGCTGACGCCCGCCCCCGCCGTTCGGTTCTCTACATGCCCGGGTCGAACCCGCGCGCCCTGCAGAAAGGCCGCAGCCTGGCGGCAGACGCGCTGATTCTGGATCTGGAAGACGCCGTGGCGCCGGACGCAAAGGCGGAGGCGCGGTCCAACATTGCCGACGCGCTCGGCGAAGGCGGGTACGGCAAACGGGAAATCCTGGTTCGTGTGAATGGACTGGAGACCCCCTGGGGCCGGGACGACCTGTCCGCCCTGGCAGTGGCGGGGGCTGACGGCATATTGCTGCCCAAGGTCGAAAGCGCGGACAGCGTCCGGAAGGCCATCGCCGTTCTGGACGCCGCGGGCGGTCCGTCGGATCTTGCGATCTGGTGCATGATCGAAACGCCGATGGGCGTACTCCACGCGGAGGAAATCGCCGCGGCCTCCCCACGCGTTACAGGTTTCGTCATGGGAACCTCCGATCTGGCGAAGGAACTGCATTGCCTGCATACACCGACGCGCCTGCCCTTCATGACCAGCCTCAACCATACCATCCTGGTGGCCCGCGCCTATGGGCTGGCGGCACTGGACGGTGTCCATCTGGACCTGGCCGATGACGACGGTTTCGCGGAAAGCTGCCGTCAGGGGCTGGAACTGGGCTTTGACGGCAAGACGTTGATCCACCCCAAGACGATCGGCATGGCCAATGACGTGTTTGGCCCCAGCGAGCAGGAAGTCGCGCGCAGCAGGGAAATCATAACGGCGTTCGAAGCCGCACAGGCCGAAGGCCGGGGCGTCGTCGTCCTGGACGGGAAGCTGGTCGAGAACCTGCATGTCGAGAATGCAAAGCGGATTCTGGCCCTGGCGGAACGGATCGAAGAATTGGCGGCGGATCAGAACGCGGCCGCCTAA
- the pdxY gene encoding pyridoxal kinase PdxY yields the protein MAILSIQSHVAFGHVGNAAAAFPLQRMGRTVWAVHTVMFSAHAGYGPPAGPIFSPETIREVVGGLERLGLLSECQAVLSGYLGDAGLGEAVLNAVARVRRHNPGALFCCDPVMGDEEPGIYVRDNIPGFMRDRAIPSADIATPNAFEMQLLTGCKIVTLQDALTACHALRDTGPSTVLLTSLERDGTPEGMIEMLAVTDAGAWRVATPKLDLNPSPNGAGDLTAALFLANLLDGLSCAQALSRTAASIHAVFDATEKAGTRELAILDAQNAFVAPPVLFEAVSVS from the coding sequence ATGGCCATATTATCGATTCAGTCCCATGTCGCCTTCGGTCATGTCGGGAATGCCGCGGCTGCGTTTCCCCTGCAGCGAATGGGACGTACCGTGTGGGCGGTTCACACGGTCATGTTTTCGGCGCATGCGGGCTACGGTCCGCCGGCCGGTCCGATTTTCTCGCCGGAAACGATCCGCGAAGTCGTCGGTGGGCTGGAACGACTGGGACTTTTGTCCGAATGCCAGGCGGTGTTGAGCGGATATCTGGGGGATGCGGGTCTTGGAGAGGCGGTGCTGAATGCGGTCGCGCGGGTACGCCGCCACAATCCCGGTGCCTTGTTCTGCTGCGATCCTGTCATGGGCGACGAGGAGCCCGGCATCTATGTTCGGGACAACATCCCGGGGTTCATGCGCGACCGGGCCATTCCCTCGGCGGACATAGCCACCCCCAACGCCTTCGAGATGCAGCTGCTGACCGGCTGCAAGATCGTCACCCTCCAGGACGCACTGACAGCCTGTCATGCGCTGCGGGATACGGGGCCGTCCACGGTGCTGCTGACATCCCTGGAACGCGACGGCACCCCGGAAGGCATGATCGAGATGCTGGCGGTCACCGATGCCGGCGCCTGGCGTGTGGCGACGCCCAAGCTGGATTTGAACCCATCCCCGAACGGGGCAGGCGACCTGACGGCCGCCCTGTTTCTTGCCAACCTGCTGGATGGCCTGTCCTGTGCCCAGGCACTGTCACGGACAGCGGCGTCGATCCATGCCGTGTTCGATGCAACGGAAAAGGCAGGAACCCGGGAACTGGCGATCCTGGATGCCCAGAACGCCTTTGTAGCCCCACCGGTGCTGTTCGAGGCCGTTTCGGTTTCCTGA
- a CDS encoding alanine/glycine:cation symporter family protein — MSFIEGLFGAIGDFTWGWSLIPILVVFGIFITCLTGFVQFRFFGRMFRVLSSKNQSGDPNAISARQALLVSVGGRVGGGNIAGVAVAITLGGPGAVFWMWVIALVGMATSLVECSLAQLYKRREADGMFRGGPARSIIHGLGANYRWLAMLYAICLIAAFAIGFNAFQGNTVAGAAEESLGIDRYWTGGLLTIIAGFVVFGGIRRIAKVADIVIPIMALAYIAMALLIIVINIGDLPGVIWSIVANALGFEEAVSGGVGAAIAQGLRRGLFSNEAGLGSAPNVAATADVRHPVSQGITQSFSVFIDTILICSCTAFVILLGEVYAPGEEAIDGIVLTQQSLVYHLGEWTQYFLTFIILLFAFSSIIYNYYLGENALTTITEHPMALNVLRVVIMGIVFLGAVAPGATAVFFFSDPMMGILALVNLIAIMMLLPTCLRLLQDFQKQLRNGVARPVLNPDDFPDLDIDRTAWTGEVPKN; from the coding sequence ATGTCTTTCATCGAAGGGCTCTTCGGGGCCATCGGCGATTTCACCTGGGGTTGGTCGCTTATTCCCATCCTGGTCGTCTTTGGTATTTTCATTACCTGTCTGACCGGCTTCGTTCAGTTCCGGTTCTTCGGCCGCATGTTCCGCGTGTTGTCGTCAAAGAATCAGAGCGGTGATCCGAATGCCATCTCCGCCCGTCAGGCGCTGCTGGTGTCGGTCGGCGGGCGCGTCGGCGGCGGCAATATCGCCGGCGTAGCCGTAGCCATCACATTGGGCGGGCCGGGCGCGGTCTTCTGGATGTGGGTGATCGCGCTGGTCGGCATGGCGACAAGCCTCGTCGAATGCTCCCTCGCGCAGTTGTACAAGCGGCGCGAGGCGGACGGCATGTTTCGGGGCGGCCCGGCACGGTCCATTATCCACGGGCTCGGCGCCAACTATCGATGGCTGGCGATGCTCTACGCGATCTGCCTGATCGCCGCCTTTGCCATCGGGTTCAACGCCTTCCAGGGCAACACCGTCGCCGGCGCGGCGGAGGAAAGCCTCGGAATCGACCGCTACTGGACCGGCGGCCTGCTGACGATCATCGCCGGTTTCGTCGTCTTCGGCGGTATTCGGCGCATTGCCAAGGTGGCCGATATCGTCATTCCGATCATGGCGCTTGCCTATATCGCCATGGCGCTGTTGATCATCGTGATCAATATCGGCGATCTGCCGGGCGTCATCTGGTCGATCGTGGCCAATGCACTGGGCTTCGAAGAGGCGGTCAGCGGTGGGGTCGGCGCGGCGATCGCGCAGGGTCTGCGGCGCGGCCTGTTCTCCAATGAAGCAGGTCTCGGCTCCGCCCCGAACGTGGCGGCGACGGCAGATGTCCGTCACCCGGTGAGCCAGGGAATTACGCAGTCCTTCTCGGTCTTCATCGACACGATTCTGATCTGCTCCTGCACGGCCTTCGTCATCCTGCTGGGCGAGGTCTATGCGCCGGGTGAGGAGGCGATCGACGGCATCGTGCTGACCCAGCAGTCGCTGGTCTATCACCTGGGTGAGTGGACGCAGTACTTCCTGACCTTCATCATCCTGCTCTTCGCCTTCAGTTCGATCATCTACAACTACTATCTGGGGGAAAACGCCCTCACCACGATCACGGAACATCCGATGGCGCTGAACGTGCTGCGTGTCGTGATCATGGGGATTGTCTTCCTGGGTGCGGTTGCCCCCGGCGCGACGGCGGTCTTCTTCTTCTCTGATCCAATGATGGGCATTCTGGCGCTGGTCAACCTGATCGCCATCATGATGCTGCTGCCGACCTGCCTGCGCCTGCTGCAGGATTTCCAGAAGCAGTTGCGCAATGGTGTGGCGAGGCCGGTACTCAATCCGGACGACTTCCCGGATCTGGACATCGACCGAACGGCCTGGACCGGGGAGGTGCCCAAGAACTAG
- a CDS encoding amidohydrolase family protein, giving the protein MTVSHDIVLKNANILDTVEGTLSGDHSVLLHDGRIAEITQGDIRRDGAEVIDLRGRTLMPGLCDAHVHVTAFTADFAKLKATSPFYVAARAAEILRGMASRGFTTVRDAGGADWGLAKAVDEGLIDGPRVLFCGHALSQTGGHGDLRGPGEEGLDQCFCCAGLGHVCDGVPEVLRAAREEIRRGATHLKIMASGGVSSPTDRITSTQFSESELRAIVGEAEAALIPVMAHAYTARAINRAVRAGVTSIEHGNLLDDESVRLLNAHGATLVPTLIIYRSLVEEGEAAGLAAELVQKTWDVLDAGLTALEKAYRGGVHIAYGSDLLGQMHRRQSEEFAIRSEVVKPADLVRQATLNAGQLFGMADRIGQVRQGYDADLIVVDGDPTSDITCLAQPESHIASVFKGGRLLHSRDL; this is encoded by the coding sequence GTGACCGTTTCACATGATATCGTCCTGAAAAACGCCAACATTCTCGACACTGTCGAGGGGACCCTGAGCGGCGACCATTCCGTCCTGCTGCACGACGGACGTATTGCGGAGATCACGCAGGGCGACATTCGGCGCGATGGGGCGGAGGTCATCGATTTGCGGGGCCGAACGCTGATGCCCGGCCTGTGTGACGCGCATGTCCACGTCACGGCCTTTACCGCCGATTTTGCAAAACTGAAAGCGACCTCTCCCTTCTATGTTGCCGCGCGCGCCGCGGAGATTCTGCGCGGCATGGCCAGTCGCGGGTTTACGACTGTTCGGGATGCCGGCGGCGCCGATTGGGGCCTGGCCAAGGCTGTCGATGAGGGGCTGATCGATGGTCCGCGGGTGCTGTTCTGCGGCCATGCCCTGTCGCAGACGGGCGGTCACGGCGATTTGCGTGGACCGGGCGAGGAGGGCCTGGATCAGTGTTTCTGCTGTGCCGGACTGGGACATGTCTGCGATGGCGTGCCGGAAGTCCTGCGTGCGGCACGGGAGGAAATCCGTCGCGGCGCAACGCATTTGAAGATCATGGCCTCGGGGGGCGTGTCGTCGCCGACGGACAGGATCACCTCCACACAGTTCTCGGAATCCGAACTGCGGGCCATTGTCGGTGAAGCAGAGGCCGCGCTGATTCCGGTCATGGCGCATGCCTATACCGCGCGTGCCATCAACCGCGCGGTGCGGGCCGGCGTCACCTCCATCGAGCACGGCAACCTGCTGGATGACGAATCCGTCAGGCTACTGAACGCCCATGGGGCTACGCTGGTTCCGACCCTGATCATCTATCGCTCGCTGGTGGAGGAAGGAGAGGCCGCCGGGCTGGCCGCGGAACTGGTTCAGAAAACCTGGGACGTGCTCGATGCCGGACTGACGGCCTTGGAAAAGGCCTATCGCGGCGGTGTCCATATCGCCTACGGTTCGGATCTTCTCGGGCAGATGCACCGACGCCAGTCCGAGGAATTCGCCATTCGCAGCGAGGTGGTGAAGCCCGCGGACCTCGTCCGTCAGGCAACCCTGAATGCCGGTCAGCTGTTCGGCATGGCGGACCGGATTGGTCAGGTAAGACAGGGATACGATGCCGATCTGATCGTCGTGGACGGCGACCCGACCAGTGATATCACCTGCCTGGCCCAGCCGGAGAGCCATATCGCGTCCGTCTTCAAGGGGGGAAGGCTGCTCCACAGCCGGGACCTCTAA
- a CDS encoding trimethylamine methyltransferase family protein, with protein sequence MARIRETAGRRGRRRGGMDATPLRKPDYVHLRHPFQPQTAFSEDAVAAMHDTALRVLEELGIKVLLPEGRDVFRAAGARVDDETQMVFIGRDIVADALAVAPRSFRLRAGNPERQQVFELGAMLFMAGAGCPHATDRLRGRRPGSLRDFEETLILQQSFDVIHVLGPSVEPQDVPVAVRHYAMTRAQLALSDKPMFIYSRGTPQVMDCFEMIRRARGLDQAAFEDGVWATTIINSNSPRQLDRPMTQGIIDFARHNQLSVITPFCLAGAMAPITVSGALTLQHAEALAGIALAQLVRPGAPVAYGGFSSNVDMKSGSPAFGTPEHIKAALGTGQLARHIGLPWRGAAGSAANVCDAQAANETIMSAWGAVLANATVTVHAAGWLEGGLSFGYEKFINDVESLQTFAELCVPPGGDPAEIGFDAIADVQPGGHFFATAHTMERYQTAFYAPLVADLSNFGSWSEAGGLTATERATDIWQSVLAGFEGPPGCAEAADRVDAFIAARTAQGGAPPDS encoded by the coding sequence ATGGCGAGAATTCGCGAGACTGCGGGGCGACGAGGACGACGGCGGGGCGGGATGGACGCCACTCCCTTGCGTAAGCCAGACTATGTTCATCTGCGCCACCCCTTTCAGCCGCAGACTGCCTTCAGCGAAGACGCTGTCGCCGCCATGCATGATACGGCCCTGCGTGTCCTGGAGGAACTGGGGATAAAGGTTCTTCTGCCGGAAGGCCGCGATGTCTTTCGCGCCGCCGGGGCGCGGGTCGACGACGAAACCCAGATGGTGTTCATCGGCCGTGATATCGTGGCGGACGCCCTGGCGGTCGCGCCTAGGTCTTTTCGGTTGCGGGCCGGCAATCCGGAACGTCAGCAGGTCTTTGAACTGGGGGCCATGCTGTTCATGGCCGGGGCGGGGTGTCCTCATGCTACCGACAGGCTGCGCGGACGCCGCCCCGGATCGCTGCGGGATTTCGAGGAAACCCTGATCCTGCAGCAGAGCTTCGACGTGATCCATGTCTTGGGCCCGTCGGTCGAGCCGCAGGATGTTCCCGTCGCGGTGCGGCACTATGCGATGACCCGGGCGCAGTTGGCCTTGTCGGACAAGCCGATGTTCATTTATTCGCGCGGCACGCCCCAGGTCATGGATTGCTTCGAGATGATCCGACGTGCCCGCGGATTGGACCAGGCTGCCTTCGAAGACGGCGTCTGGGCGACGACGATCATCAACAGCAATTCACCGCGCCAGTTGGATCGTCCCATGACACAGGGCATCATCGATTTCGCGCGGCATAATCAACTGTCCGTCATCACGCCGTTCTGTCTGGCCGGGGCGATGGCACCGATTACGGTGTCGGGCGCCTTGACCCTGCAGCATGCGGAGGCCCTGGCCGGGATTGCGCTGGCACAGCTCGTTCGACCGGGCGCGCCGGTCGCCTATGGCGGCTTCTCATCCAATGTCGACATGAAGTCCGGATCGCCCGCATTCGGGACGCCAGAGCATATCAAGGCGGCGCTGGGTACGGGTCAGCTGGCGCGGCATATCGGGCTGCCCTGGCGCGGCGCGGCGGGATCGGCAGCCAATGTCTGCGATGCGCAGGCCGCCAACGAAACCATCATGAGCGCCTGGGGCGCCGTTCTTGCCAATGCGACCGTCACGGTCCACGCGGCGGGCTGGCTGGAGGGTGGATTGAGTTTCGGCTACGAGAAGTTCATCAACGATGTCGAATCCCTTCAGACCTTTGCCGAGCTTTGCGTGCCGCCGGGTGGAGACCCCGCCGAAATCGGCTTTGACGCCATTGCCGATGTCCAGCCCGGCGGGCACTTCTTCGCAACTGCTCATACGATGGAGCGCTATCAAACCGCCTTCTATGCGCCGCTGGTGGCGGATCTGTCGAATTTCGGCAGTTGGAGCGAGGCTGGCGGCCTGACCGCGACGGAACGTGCGACCGATATCTGGCAAAGTGTCCTCGCCGGTTTTGAGGGGCCGCCCGGTTGCGCTGAGGCCGCGGACCGCGTCGACGCCTTCATCGCGGCCCGCACGGCCCAGGGCGGGGCGCCGCCGGATTCCTGA
- a CDS encoding peptidoglycan-binding protein, with translation MTLSGPGPSIRTVLTALLVAVLCLTADPPSSTAQTPYDRGYNAFQTGDYVRAARIWSRLAVAGNAQAQNSLAYLFKRGWGVHQSYQEAVYWYERAAEQGRTEAIYDLAVMYDDGLGVPRDISRARELYRKAARNGFAPAHNNLGIILEKGRGIENDRRAAYFHYAIADRIGGADHAATNRRELAARLPRHEVDILDRMVARSSNGTLYPGWPGGTSWTRPQSKAAPPPADSPIAQPTAIGPPPVTVAEIRTLQRNLGRLGYDPGPVDGIMGPATRRALRAYESARGLPVTGNATPDLLDAVAQDVAALPPAPEFSLTVAETVTGKTPFLKVQGQVSGAGDTVTIDGEAVPVGQDGRFSHGVYVIDGERVVTVTAQGEDGITLSKTVTLRREREEIDDLAALAVDLIPLNPIRTPTRTNPDAVALIIGTETYRSLPDATYADRDAKAFADYAQYVLGVPPTRIKTLVGEEAGFGSIRKALSLWLPSLVETGKSDVYVFFAGHGLTDGDATGAYLLPYDGDAELLQFLAIQRGDLIEELAALNARSATVVLDTCFSGPGRADDMLVASRPVFSVPSPTVPAGVAVLSAASGRQTAGTLPQRRHGLFSYFLMRGLEGEANADGDDVLTLGELSAWVSDKVRRAAGILGRPAQTPHLEGDGNAILVRYRS, from the coding sequence ATGACGCTATCCGGCCCCGGACCGAGTATCCGGACTGTTCTTACGGCCCTGCTGGTCGCGGTGCTTTGCCTGACGGCAGATCCGCCATCGTCGACGGCGCAAACACCCTATGATCGGGGTTACAACGCCTTCCAGACGGGCGACTATGTGCGCGCGGCCAGAATTTGGTCGCGCCTCGCGGTCGCGGGCAATGCCCAGGCCCAGAACAGTCTGGCCTATCTGTTCAAACGCGGCTGGGGCGTTCATCAGAGTTATCAGGAAGCCGTCTACTGGTACGAACGGGCCGCCGAACAGGGTCGGACGGAAGCGATCTACGATCTGGCCGTCATGTATGATGACGGTCTGGGCGTGCCACGCGATATCAGCCGGGCGCGCGAACTCTACCGCAAGGCCGCGCGCAACGGATTCGCCCCGGCCCATAACAATCTGGGAATCATTCTGGAAAAGGGACGCGGGATCGAAAACGATCGCCGTGCCGCCTATTTCCACTATGCCATCGCCGACAGGATCGGCGGTGCGGACCATGCGGCGACGAACCGGCGAGAGCTGGCTGCGCGGCTCCCCCGGCATGAGGTCGACATCCTGGACCGGATGGTTGCCCGTTCCTCGAACGGGACACTCTATCCCGGCTGGCCCGGCGGCACGTCCTGGACCCGGCCGCAGTCGAAGGCCGCGCCGCCACCGGCGGATTCCCCGATCGCACAACCGACCGCAATCGGCCCGCCGCCCGTGACCGTGGCGGAGATCCGGACGCTGCAGAGGAACCTCGGGCGGCTCGGCTACGATCCCGGGCCCGTCGACGGCATCATGGGCCCTGCGACACGGCGGGCCCTGCGCGCCTATGAAAGCGCCAGGGGCCTGCCGGTTACCGGCAATGCGACGCCCGACCTGCTGGATGCCGTGGCGCAGGACGTCGCCGCCCTCCCCCCGGCCCCCGAGTTTTCACTCACCGTGGCAGAGACCGTCACGGGTAAGACGCCGTTTCTCAAGGTCCAGGGGCAGGTATCGGGGGCCGGAGACACGGTCACGATCGACGGGGAGGCCGTCCCGGTCGGGCAGGATGGCCGCTTCAGTCACGGAGTCTATGTGATCGATGGGGAACGGGTCGTAACCGTCACCGCCCAAGGCGAGGACGGTATCACCCTGTCGAAGACGGTGACGCTTCGCAGAGAGCGGGAAGAGATCGACGACCTTGCCGCCCTGGCCGTGGATCTGATTCCACTGAACCCGATCCGAACGCCGACCCGCACCAATCCGGACGCCGTCGCCCTGATCATCGGAACGGAGACCTATCGATCCCTGCCGGATGCAACCTATGCCGACCGCGATGCCAAGGCGTTTGCCGATTATGCCCAATATGTGCTGGGCGTCCCGCCGACGCGGATCAAGACGCTGGTCGGCGAAGAGGCCGGCTTCGGGTCGATCCGCAAGGCGCTCTCGCTCTGGCTGCCCAGTCTGGTGGAGACCGGAAAGTCCGATGTCTACGTCTTCTTCGCCGGACATGGCCTGACCGATGGCGATGCGACCGGTGCCTACCTGCTTCCCTATGATGGTGATGCCGAGCTGCTGCAGTTTCTGGCGATACAGCGCGGTGACCTGATCGAGGAACTCGCCGCCCTGAATGCCCGGTCCGCGACCGTCGTTCTGGACACCTGTTTTTCCGGCCCCGGGCGCGCCGACGACATGCTGGTCGCCTCCCGCCCGGTCTTCTCCGTCCCCTCGCCGACCGTGCCGGCGGGGGTTGCGGTCCTGTCGGCGGCAAGCGGGCGGCAGACGGCGGGCACCTTGCCTCAGCGACGCCACGGTCTGTTCAGCTATTTCCTGATGCGCGGGCTCGAAGGTGAAGCGAATGCGGACGGCGACGACGTCCTGACCCTGGGTGAACTGTCGGCCTGGGTCTCGGACAAGGTACGCCGTGCCGCCGGGATACTTGGAAGACCGGCCCAGACGCCACATCTGGAAGGTGACGGAAATGCCATATTGGTGCGATACCGTTCCTGA
- a CDS encoding AAA family ATPase translates to MATDKFGLGAPFLQRMYFREPPRDRLDYPLNLPLVDGLDLTFSTPVTILVGENGSGKSTILETIAHHCGFNVGGGSRDHNYNQTVDVEPLAKALTFSWRPKVTRGFFLRAESFFNFVGYLDELSDEPGQAAKNSYSELSMNRQSHGEAFLSLFEDRFNGKGIYIMDEPEAALSPHRQIQLLAILHALEESGEAQVIMATHSPILMAYPNADLLYLEGDTIRNADYRETAHYRITRRFLENPDAYLREIFDRFDP, encoded by the coding sequence ATGGCGACAGACAAATTCGGGCTCGGTGCCCCATTCCTGCAACGTATGTACTTCCGGGAGCCGCCGAGGGACAGGCTGGACTACCCCTTGAACCTTCCACTCGTGGACGGCCTGGATTTGACCTTCTCGACTCCGGTGACGATCCTTGTCGGTGAGAACGGGTCCGGCAAGTCGACGATTCTGGAGACGATTGCCCACCATTGCGGCTTCAATGTCGGCGGTGGCAGCCGTGACCACAACTACAATCAGACTGTCGATGTGGAGCCGCTGGCAAAGGCGCTGACCTTTTCATGGCGCCCCAAGGTCACGCGGGGTTTCTTTCTTCGGGCGGAAAGCTTCTTCAACTTCGTCGGCTATCTGGACGAGTTGTCCGACGAGCCCGGTCAGGCTGCCAAAAATTCCTATAGCGAATTGTCCATGAACAGGCAGTCCCATGGTGAGGCATTCCTGTCGCTCTTCGAGGACCGGTTCAACGGCAAGGGAATCTACATCATGGACGAGCCGGAGGCGGCGCTGTCGCCCCATCGTCAGATCCAGCTTCTCGCCATCCTGCATGCGCTGGAGGAATCCGGAGAAGCGCAGGTCATCATGGCAACGCATTCGCCGATCCTGATGGCCTATCCGAATGCCGATCTGCTGTATCTGGAAGGGGATACGATCCGGAATGCCGATTACCGCGAAACAGCGCATTACCGTATAACCCGGAGGTTCCTGGAGAACCCCGATGCCTATCTCCGTGAAATCTTCGACCGGTTTGATCCCTGA
- a CDS encoding DMT family transporter: MSRPEATFVPPKPDNIRGAFYVVLCCMLLAGTTLIARSLGPQISGDDALHPLQIGWARFFFGASVVVPLALARHHSFRHAAYGLHAGRVATGYGGVIGLFTAAGLMPLTDATAISFLSPLFAMVFAVLFLKEWVGLWRWGAAGIAFIGALVLTRPGTETFQPAALIALGAAAFMGAELIFIKALSGREPPLKILAINNGMAALVATIPAILFWRHPTAEQWAMLALLGVMMISAQAMFLKGIALAEANVAAPFFYTTLIFATLYGWLLFGEAPGTITALGAGLIVLGALILTWRENLARNRQKEN; the protein is encoded by the coding sequence GTGTCCCGACCCGAAGCTACATTCGTGCCGCCGAAGCCGGACAATATCCGCGGCGCGTTCTACGTCGTTCTCTGTTGCATGCTGCTGGCCGGGACCACCCTGATTGCCCGGTCGCTCGGACCTCAGATTTCCGGCGACGATGCCCTGCATCCGCTTCAGATCGGTTGGGCGCGCTTCTTCTTCGGCGCTTCCGTTGTCGTTCCACTGGCGCTAGCCCGCCATCATTCCTTTCGGCATGCCGCCTACGGCCTGCACGCGGGACGGGTCGCGACGGGATATGGTGGGGTCATCGGCCTGTTCACGGCTGCCGGGTTGATGCCGCTTACGGATGCGACGGCGATCAGCTTCCTGAGCCCCCTGTTCGCCATGGTTTTCGCCGTCCTGTTTCTGAAGGAATGGGTCGGGCTCTGGCGGTGGGGCGCCGCCGGAATCGCCTTCATCGGCGCTTTGGTCCTGACCCGCCCCGGTACCGAGACCTTTCAGCCGGCCGCCCTGATCGCACTCGGCGCCGCGGCCTTCATGGGCGCGGAACTGATCTTCATCAAGGCCTTGAGCGGACGCGAGCCGCCGCTGAAGATCCTGGCCATCAATAACGGCATGGCCGCCCTCGTCGCGACGATACCCGCCATCCTTTTCTGGCGTCATCCGACCGCGGAACAATGGGCGATGTTGGCCCTGTTGGGTGTGATGATGATCTCCGCACAGGCAATGTTCCTGAAGGGCATAGCCCTTGCCGAAGCCAATGTCGCGGCACCGTTCTTCTACACGACGCTGATCTTCGCGACGCTTTATGGCTGGCTGCTGTTCGGCGAAGCACCGGGCACGATCACCGCACTGGGTGCAGGGCTGATCGTACTGGGCGCGCTGATCCTTACCTGGCGAGAGAACCTGGCAAGAAACCGGCAAAAAGAGAATTGA
- a CDS encoding DUF924 family protein → MTDFAKAVISYWFGELTRNDWFEVNETVDQTIRERFGALRERLAGDPDSAFAAAETAQGALAVLIVLDQFSRNLHRGTAEAFAADPLARDIARRAIVRGQHLDPDLPEMAGQFFILPFEHSENLADQDWCCAFCEVIGDAMFADYAERHRVIIRRFGRFPHRNAALGRETTPEEAAFLKEPGSSF, encoded by the coding sequence ATGACGGATTTTGCGAAGGCGGTGATTTCCTACTGGTTCGGGGAATTGACGCGGAATGACTGGTTCGAGGTGAACGAAACCGTCGATCAGACGATTCGGGAGAGGTTCGGCGCCCTGCGCGAACGTCTGGCCGGCGATCCCGATTCCGCGTTCGCCGCGGCCGAGACGGCGCAGGGTGCGCTGGCGGTGCTGATTGTGCTGGACCAGTTTTCGCGCAATCTGCATCGCGGCACGGCGGAAGCCTTTGCCGCCGATCCCCTGGCCCGGGATATTGCGCGCCGTGCCATCGTACGCGGCCAGCACCTGGATCCGGACCTCCCGGAGATGGCCGGCCAGTTCTTCATTCTGCCGTTCGAGCACAGCGAAAACCTCGCGGATCAGGACTGGTGCTGTGCCTTCTGTGAGGTCATCGGCGACGCGATGTTCGCCGACTACGCCGAGCGGCACCGTGTGATCATTCGCCGTTTCGGTCGGTTCCCGCATCGCAACGCCGCATTGGGCCGTGAAACGACCCCCGAAGAGGCGGCCTTCCTGAAAGAGCCGGGATCGTCGTTCTGA